The sequence below is a genomic window from Anopheles cruzii chromosome 3, idAnoCruzAS_RS32_06, whole genome shotgun sequence.
ttatgcttccatCGATATCCTcttggctggtggtggccaactcTCCAGCATCCGCGTTCAGGTGGCACAAGGTGCACGGAATGtcgagcaaacaaacacacacacacacatacacacacacataaacatgGCACAGGGTGGCAAGAAATCGAAACAGAAAGCGCAAAATGTGTAAAACAAGCTGATAATTACCGCAAAAGACGATAATTGCGCCAAATCGGGCCAATTATTCCGGGCGACTTTAACcgtttgccgtcgtcgtcgtcgtcgtcgccgtggacGACCGGGTTCGGCGGAAGAGTTTTGCGCTTCTTTTACGGCTTTGAAGGGATAATTTTCATAAACAAGATAACAGCTTCTTtggtatttttttcaattcctcTTTATGCTGCACCAGCTAAGGATGAAGCTGTGTGGCGAGGGATTAAAACTCAACTTCGCATGCAAAAACGGAAAGATTAAGCTTTTCTGGCGGGATTGAAAGTATCGTGGAGATTAAATCGCAACGATGCAAGCCACTTGCTCTAAGCGCCTTACGCTAACGACATTTTCATAAAGTCGTCCAACGAGCTGGCTTTCTGTTGCCTCTTCTCGTTGCAACGCAACAATTCCATTTCCAGGTGTTACTTAAGTCTTACAGGTTTTCTACATTCCCATTTTTGAGACTACATGAAAATCTGAGACTGGGACTTTACTGACAAGATGAacacatttgaataaaataggATTACTTGTATCAAATATAATAAAAGATACATTAAGCAATGGAGCAATGGTGCTTTAATATACCAATTACTCGCGAGTAGCAGTCATTCAGGAAGATTTCATTACGACATCACTGCCCATTTCCAGACGTTCATCTCCGAACTCTGGTTCTCCGAATGCGGCCGCCTCACAATGACGTCCTCGTTCGTCCATTGACTCCTCCAGCGTGCCCAAGGTTTCGCCCTGGGATCGTTACATTCTTATGCGAATATTCAATGAAACACTCCACAAGTGCCAGCGAGCCGTATTCCATTAATCATTCCTCCCGAAAACATCCACGCACCGTCTGCCGGATCCGCCGTGAAGAGATTTCGAAGAACGGCAGGCGTGATGTTGCACTTCAATTCGATGACACTCGACCAGAACACTCGCCGTCAGAACAGGCTTTCCGAAGGTGGGTGCTTAATTCCGGCTAATAAACCAGAAGTTGTGGGTCTCACCGAACTCGAACCTTGAATGGGATGGTCACATTACGCCCTCTAAGACGATTTCTATTTCGGGTCTCCGTCAGCCAGCGTGCACCGTGCGGAAACCCTCACCTATCCGTATGGCAACCGGATCTTTGGTAGCGAATCGAAGAAACCTTTTCATCACTCCTAATCACGCAGCCACCTCGTTTGCCTCGAAGCTGGCCACCGACTCtcaccgccacggccacggtgcagAGAAATAATTATCCAAGCACACGGAACAGGCGTTAATCCGCGGCTGTGTGTTTGCTACAATTTCACGCACCATCAGCCAACCGTTTCATCGGACTGTCACGTGACCTGCTATAGGAAATTGAGCGCCACCCTATCTGACGAGTCCCTGGGTGAgatcaaaccgaaccgaaccccggAACCGATCGCGTATCGGCGATGGGTTCCGCGGAACGAGCGCAATTAATGCAATCGGATGGGTAAATATAGCTTGGTCTCGGCGATATCTCCACCGGCCGGGTGGTATCAGTTTGGACAGGATGCAAGATTTGCAACCCTAATTGGAATATGCATCCACCTCCAGTGGGGCGATCGGTGGAAGTTTGCAAACAGCGAtcgggcagcataaatttcaTACTCATCAAAAAGAAGGCGTAGACGTTGAGAAACAGCCCGGGGACCGATAAGCGAATCGAATTAGCATTTATGATTTGCTATCAATCGCTCAACCCAAGAGACTAAGGACGGCGACAGGAATTAATGCAATTATTTCTTTCGGAACCCTTCTCCTTTCGCTTTGATATTGTTTCTCCGCAAAGAAATTATGGAAGTCGAGGATTGCCTCTACAGAAGATTATGGTTTTAAAGTAGGGAGTATAGCTGAGTAGGTCAAAGAGCTTTGGCTGCAAATACATAGATATACTTACGTTACCGCCTCGAGCTATTTGTCCTATTAATTCTACGTTAAATCAAGAAAGGAGTAGTTATTTAGACACGACTGCCTACCTTACGCACTTGATAACAACAAGCGATTAAGCCAACGTTTAATTACTCCAACTGCTCGAAAAGCTAGAAGTGCACTACATTAATACACCAAATCTTGGTCCTTTCCAAGTATTAAAGTAttcttttaaattttatttcacaatTCCGTCCGGGAAGCACCAAATTGGGCTTTGCGCCAAGTGTACGGGATGTGCCGCGCCCGGGAGCGCACTCGTTTCCGAAGCTACGCACCCCCCGGGACATTAATACACATATCCTCCAAGGCTGGCGACACTGTTGTACCCATTGACGGCCGGCGCCACCACAcccaccgtggccggtgggTACGTTTGGATGACCTTCGTGTACGTGCTGGTGGCCGGATGCAGGATCTTGCTGTAGGTGGCGGCCGGATGCAGGATCTTGGTGTAGGTGGCCGCCGGGGCAGCGAATCCGGTGTAACCCGTTCCGAAGCTACCGTAGCCCGTGCTCGGGTAGAACCCTCCGTACGCGTACTTTCCCTGGGCCACATCGTGATAGATTGGCGCATGGTAGGTCGCTGTTTTTGGattcaaaagaaaacgaaacttcACACATCCGGTCCACACGCGATCCGgcccacaaaacacacatacCTGCGGCCGGAACGGTGTACGTTGATTTGATCACGGTCGGCGTGACGTACGCGGTTGTAGCCGGGTAACCTGCCAAACCGAACGATGTATCGTACCCGTACCCGGTCAGTCCGCTGTAGGTGGCCGCCAGGCCGATGCCACGCTTCTCCTGTCGCCTGGCAGCCCCGTCTTCGGCGCTCAACAacactcgctgctgctgccggtcttCCATGGGTGCCCCGGTGACTCCAGTGCCCACCGCAACGACAACCACAACGATGGCAGCCTGCAACACAAAACACCGATTCACCGGGATTAGCAAACGACAGGAACGGACAGATCAAACCGATATGCAGACAGCGTGACTCGAGCCCGAAAACGAGTTAAATCAACGTCGCGTGCAAATTACGGGCCCAGCCTGGGCCCGACGGGcaaacgagaaagaaattATCAATCTCCCCACAACGGTGAACCCGGGTCCCCGAATGATGAATTGGAACTAAATTCTATTATCCCGGAGCGCCCGGAGCGCCGTGTACGCGTGTGGTGACTGCTAGTGCAACCCAGAAGTGCAGACCAGCTTTGACATCCAACAAAGCGCACCCGGGATCCGGCGGACTAATCGGGTGAAGTTGGCCACGAGTTTCGAATCCCATCGCTGCATTGGCCAACTCGTGGCACAGTCGGTCAAACTACTTGTTGTGCCCGGAAGCCAATATCGTGTCCGAAACCGAGAcgaaccggtgccggatcgGCTAATCGGAACGCGGTCCCGTAACCACGGAGATGAAACGGACTGCTCATTAAGCCCGATATCTACCACTCAGTCACAGGTGGGTCCCACtgactcgctcgctggctggccctCCGGTTATTGGGTCTCCGAAACGCTCTGAGAGCTCGCCCGTTGCGATTAGACAAACTGGGCGCTTTGCCCCGGTGCCCTGAGCCCGATGCGAAGCAATCCTCAAAAACCCGTTTCGCTTCCACCGGTAGTCTGTCTGGCCCGGAATCAGAAGTGGACCACATGTCCGGGGGCCGGCAAAACCGCAGATGCTGCCGGTTGCGATGTGATCATCGCATCGTCGCCTGACCGTACGTTTGTCAATTGAATGATTGATTTCGAAGGCAGCCATTTTGGGGTCGTCCGACTGTGAACGGTTGCGATTCGCCAAGTGGAGCAAGCCGGAGTGCGGAGTCCGTCCATTTTGAAACGCCATCGTACGAACCACAAGCCCGCGGGAAGCAACCTGAAGTTTATTAGTGGCACGATTGCCGATGACATCCGCCCGAATGGGACCGCAAACGCAGCTACCAGGAGATGCAAATCAACCGCTTCGGAGGCCGTGGATTGCGATTTGGTCGATATTTCATTCGGCACTCGGTACTTTGACGGAATAAACTCATGTTCTTCTTGAGCCGAACACCGACTGCGAA
It includes:
- the LOC128273980 gene encoding uncharacterized protein LOC128273980, whose protein sequence is MQVLAAIVVVVVAVGTGVTGAPMEDRQQQRVLLSAEDGAARRQEKRGIGLAATYSGLTGYGYDTSFGLAGYPATTAYVTPTVIKSTYTVPAAATYHAPIYHDVAQGKYAYGGFYPSTGYGSFGTGYTGFAAPAATYTKILHPAATYSKILHPATSTYTKVIQTYPPATVGVVAPAVNGYNSVASLGGYVY